The Streptomyces luteogriseus genome includes a window with the following:
- a CDS encoding DsbA family protein, whose translation MDHGHDRGGLPPERRPAFESAEDLPEKLGADGTTITVGDPDAKVKVHLYEDLRCPVCGQFETSGGGPQLRKAVIDRHATAQYTLASFLDDRVGGSGSEKAVNALRAALKEGKFVEYHEVLYLNQPEESVDGYTDAYLLKPAGQVESLRSTAFDAAVKSMRYRDFVAASQKAYERAGGAAEPEGPGTPTAVINDKRIPRGNQRHPSGRDRLRPTPATDPRQSVADTRGAAPLPVAASTPA comes from the coding sequence GTGGACCACGGACACGATCGCGGTGGCCTGCCGCCCGAGCGGCGGCCCGCGTTCGAGAGTGCCGAGGACCTGCCGGAGAAGCTGGGAGCGGACGGCACCACCATCACCGTCGGCGATCCCGACGCGAAGGTGAAGGTGCACCTCTACGAAGACCTGCGCTGCCCCGTATGCGGGCAGTTCGAGACCTCAGGCGGCGGTCCGCAGTTGCGCAAGGCGGTCATCGACCGGCACGCGACAGCGCAGTACACCCTGGCTTCCTTCCTCGACGACCGGGTCGGCGGCAGCGGATCCGAAAAGGCGGTCAATGCACTGCGCGCGGCGTTGAAGGAGGGCAAGTTCGTGGAGTACCACGAGGTGCTCTATCTCAACCAGCCCGAAGAGAGCGTCGACGGCTACACCGACGCCTACCTGCTGAAGCCGGCCGGCCAAGTGGAGAGCCTGCGCAGCACGGCGTTCGACGCGGCCGTCAAATCCATGAGGTACCGGGACTTCGTGGCCGCTTCGCAGAAGGCCTACGAGCGGGCCGGAGGGGCGGCGGAGCCCGAAGGGCCAGGCACACCCACCGCAGTGATCAACGACAAGCGGATCCCCCGCGGAAACCAACGGCATCCTTCAGGACGGGACCGTCTTCGCCCAACTCCTGCAACAGATCCACGCCAATCCGTGGCTGACACGCGGGGCGCTGCTCCTCTCCCTGTGGCTGCGTCAACACCTGCTTGA
- a CDS encoding DUF6328 family protein: MTVTEQPVGPDDKRTACCAQHHSPSARPGAEAPETARERVNRRWNEILQETRVTQTGVQILFGFLLSVAFTPLFRELETLDRAIYVATVVLGAAATGALIAPVSIHRFLSGQRMKDEVVETAGRLMMCGMVLLALTIGCTLLLILRFVVPGVLAEVLVGGVMLWFGLCWYALPLHLRRRGDRRSRTSDA; this comes from the coding sequence ATGACCGTGACGGAGCAGCCCGTCGGGCCGGACGACAAGCGCACCGCGTGCTGCGCGCAGCACCACAGCCCGAGTGCGAGACCCGGTGCCGAGGCGCCCGAGACAGCGCGGGAACGGGTCAACCGGCGCTGGAACGAGATACTGCAGGAGACCCGGGTCACCCAGACCGGCGTGCAGATCCTCTTCGGCTTTCTGCTCAGCGTGGCCTTCACCCCCCTGTTCCGGGAGTTGGAGACGTTGGACCGCGCCATCTACGTCGCCACGGTGGTGCTCGGGGCAGCGGCCACCGGAGCGCTCATAGCCCCCGTCTCCATCCACCGGTTCCTGTCCGGTCAGCGCATGAAGGACGAGGTGGTGGAGACCGCCGGCCGCTTGATGATGTGCGGCATGGTCCTTCTCGCCCTGACCATCGGCTGCACGCTCCTGCTGATACTCCGTTTCGTCGTGCCCGGCGTTCTCGCCGAAGTGCTCGTCGGCGGGGTCATGCTGTGGTTCGGCCTCTGCTGGTACGCGCTGCCGCTGCATCTGCGACGTCGTGGGGACCGCCGCTCCCGCACCTCGGACGCGTAG
- a CDS encoding tetratricopeptide repeat protein: MGIGRSRAARSQAATASGHGHVIQVSGSGNTVCAAGPADPAPMLRLPAEPAHLAGREKEAEAVLALLAPTSRARAATVVSVLSGLPGIGKTALALHVAHQAVARGWFPGGAVFLHLRGHDPAGPVGAEEAVGTLARVLCVDDAMTPDEQTGLCQAALNRLADEGRAVLLIADDASSAAQIERLVPARSEHRLLVTSRHLLTGPSLRARLFGLDELAPRGAADLVAETLRHARPDDPRLQEADAIAELAGHCGHHPLALQIAASLLTTDPGRAVAALVAELADAHTRLDVLSYEDGGHTTAVQAAFRLSYQRLLPHHRQLFRQFALNPGPNTSTDAAAALWGQPRARTRNGLAALARAGLLAEQPVGSERWRMHDLLRVYAARLLEGDSATWRSAAFSRLLKHCRKLVQAANAHLHTYDDGPLPDDFRDRAHAVRWLEEERANLMALIARAAATGHPRAVLDLQERMRPFLLSRRSYAADAVTVTRLAVDCAREIGHPCCEATALNHLSQILPDCGRVEEAVEAASKSLDISRTRGDRTRQAVALTSLGASLQRAERYEDAVKAHTESLVLSQELGDQGCIGEALMGLADTLHETHRYDEATGVLTESVRHFGAMGDWHAEGLQLMRLGDTLFAMKRSTEAVETFRRALALYQERGDEHHQAIALQHLWSVSDMSAEEAVDNYQRLVAVCHKVCDRALESVALNALGDRLDQLGRYEEAVAAYREAAAIHEERDEERLLVTVLKNLGIALRTAGRIPEAVEVHEREIELARARGDRHKEAEAMERLAVTLRCGRRRLEALEARVRAVGIYREQQDTWCEERALGVLGLRVRDAPRADRTKAGYNWVLTHLPPSDVVGQEDRILIALTVMHARAGHVVAALWSWAGLTKLMGRRLDEGGNQVPEQYLHTLMHLMKTAFFGVHPFQALVSLRNRLRRPTT, translated from the coding sequence ATGGGGATCGGTAGGAGCAGGGCCGCGCGGTCCCAGGCCGCCACGGCTTCCGGGCACGGCCATGTGATCCAGGTCAGCGGCAGCGGCAACACCGTCTGCGCGGCGGGCCCCGCGGACCCGGCGCCGATGCTGCGCCTCCCCGCGGAACCGGCACACCTGGCAGGCCGCGAGAAGGAAGCCGAGGCCGTACTGGCGCTGCTCGCCCCCACCTCCCGTGCGCGTGCCGCCACCGTCGTCTCCGTGCTGTCCGGACTGCCCGGCATCGGCAAGACCGCCCTGGCACTCCACGTCGCACATCAGGCCGTGGCACGGGGGTGGTTCCCCGGCGGTGCCGTCTTCCTTCACCTGCGGGGCCACGACCCGGCCGGTCCGGTCGGCGCGGAGGAGGCCGTCGGCACGCTGGCGCGGGTCCTGTGTGTGGACGACGCGATGACACCGGACGAGCAGACCGGCCTCTGCCAGGCCGCGCTCAACCGGCTCGCCGACGAGGGCAGGGCGGTGCTGCTCATCGCCGACGACGCGTCCAGCGCCGCCCAGATCGAACGCCTGGTGCCCGCCCGCTCCGAGCACCGACTGCTGGTGACCTCCCGTCACCTGCTCACCGGCCCCTCTCTGCGGGCTCGGCTGTTCGGCTTGGACGAACTGGCACCACGCGGCGCCGCGGATCTGGTCGCCGAGACGCTGAGGCATGCCCGCCCCGACGATCCGCGGCTGCAGGAGGCCGACGCGATCGCAGAACTCGCCGGGCACTGCGGACACCATCCGCTCGCCTTGCAGATCGCCGCTTCCCTGCTCACCACCGACCCCGGCCGGGCCGTCGCCGCCCTCGTCGCCGAACTCGCCGACGCCCACACCCGCCTTGACGTGCTGAGCTACGAAGACGGCGGGCACACGACAGCGGTCCAGGCGGCCTTCCGCCTCTCCTACCAGCGGCTGCTCCCGCATCACCGCCAGTTGTTCCGGCAGTTCGCGCTGAATCCCGGTCCGAACACCAGCACGGACGCGGCGGCGGCACTCTGGGGGCAGCCCCGGGCCCGGACGCGCAACGGCCTTGCCGCGCTTGCCCGGGCCGGACTGCTGGCGGAGCAGCCGGTGGGCTCGGAACGCTGGCGCATGCACGATCTCCTGCGCGTCTACGCGGCCAGGCTGCTCGAAGGCGACAGCGCCACGTGGCGAAGTGCCGCCTTCAGCCGCCTGCTGAAGCACTGCCGAAAGCTCGTACAGGCGGCGAACGCACACCTGCACACCTATGACGACGGACCCCTGCCGGACGACTTCCGGGACCGCGCACACGCGGTGCGGTGGCTGGAGGAGGAACGGGCCAACCTGATGGCACTCATCGCCCGGGCCGCGGCTACCGGACATCCCCGTGCGGTACTGGACCTCCAGGAGAGGATGCGCCCGTTCCTGCTCAGCCGGCGCAGTTACGCCGCCGACGCCGTGACGGTCACCCGGCTCGCCGTCGACTGCGCCCGCGAGATCGGCCATCCTTGCTGTGAGGCCACCGCCCTGAACCACCTGAGCCAGATCCTCCCGGACTGCGGCAGGGTGGAGGAGGCGGTGGAGGCCGCTTCGAAGAGCCTGGACATCAGCCGGACACGCGGCGACCGGACGCGCCAGGCCGTGGCGTTGACCAGCCTCGGTGCCTCGCTGCAACGCGCCGAGAGGTACGAGGACGCCGTGAAGGCCCACACCGAGAGCCTGGTCCTCAGCCAGGAACTCGGCGACCAGGGCTGCATCGGCGAGGCGCTCATGGGCCTGGCCGACACGCTCCACGAGACACACCGGTACGACGAAGCCACCGGGGTGCTCACCGAATCCGTCCGGCATTTCGGCGCGATGGGCGACTGGCATGCCGAGGGCCTGCAACTCATGCGTCTCGGAGACACGTTGTTCGCGATGAAGCGGTCCACCGAAGCCGTCGAGACATTCCGCCGTGCCCTGGCTCTGTACCAGGAGCGCGGCGACGAGCACCACCAGGCCATCGCGCTGCAACACCTGTGGTCGGTGAGCGACATGAGCGCGGAGGAGGCGGTGGACAACTACCAGCGACTCGTGGCCGTCTGCCACAAGGTCTGCGACCGCGCGCTGGAGTCCGTGGCGCTGAACGCCCTGGGCGACAGGCTGGATCAGCTCGGCCGGTACGAGGAGGCCGTCGCGGCCTACCGGGAGGCAGCGGCGATCCACGAGGAGCGTGACGAGGAACGCCTGTTGGTCACGGTGCTGAAGAACCTCGGTATCGCACTGCGTACGGCCGGGCGCATCCCGGAGGCCGTCGAGGTGCACGAGCGTGAGATCGAGCTGGCCCGGGCCCGGGGTGACAGGCACAAGGAGGCCGAGGCCATGGAACGCCTCGCCGTGACCCTGAGATGTGGACGCCGCCGACTGGAGGCACTCGAGGCCCGCGTCCGGGCGGTCGGCATCTACCGCGAGCAGCAGGACACGTGGTGCGAGGAGAGAGCACTCGGAGTCCTGGGCCTACGAGTTCGGGACGCACCACGAGCCGACAGGACCAAGGCCGGGTACAACTGGGTCCTGACCCATCTGCCCCCGAGCGACGTGGTCGGCCAGGAGGACAGGATCCTGATCGCACTCACGGTCATGCACGCGCGAGCGGGCCATGTCGTCGCCGCCCTCTGGTCGTGGGCGGGCCTGACCAAGCTGATGGGGAGACGCCTGGACGAGGGCGGGAACCAGGTTCCGGAGCAGTACCTCCACACCTTGATGCACCTGATGAAGACCGCCTTCTTCGGCGTCCACCCCTTCCAGGCACTCGTCTCCCTGCGGAACAGGCTCCGCCGACCGACTACTTGA
- a CDS encoding S1 family peptidase: MRRTTTLRTGLSALLLLGAWATAGALPASAADTPARSTEAPASSALLSAMQRDLGLTRDEAEARLAAEKTATAVERKARDAAGSAYGGSWYDAGSGRLTVAVARAAHADAVRATGASVQLVRYSARQLDSAKKSIDALSAPAGVGSWHVDPKANRVVVDVVSAHRDDNDVRAFLTRARRAGPVTVRQTPAAPRTFAAGTVGGDPYYTGNVRCSIGFSVHGGFVTAGHCGSPSAAVYGWDRSYVGNFQGSSFPGNDYAWVNVGSGWWTVPVVLGWGTVSDQLVRGSTEAPVGASVCRSGSTTHWHCGTVLAKNETVNYSQGAVHQMTKTSVCAEPGDSGGSFISGDQAQGVTSGGWGNCGSGGETWHQPVNEILNRYGLRLHTA; encoded by the coding sequence TTGAGACGCACCACAACCCTGCGCACCGGACTGTCCGCACTGCTCCTGCTCGGCGCCTGGGCGACCGCTGGCGCCCTGCCCGCCTCCGCCGCCGACACTCCCGCGCGCTCCACCGAAGCTCCGGCCTCCTCGGCTCTCCTCTCCGCGATGCAGCGCGACTTGGGGCTGACCCGGGACGAGGCCGAAGCGCGTCTGGCCGCGGAGAAGACCGCGACGGCAGTCGAACGCAAGGCGCGCGATGCCGCAGGCTCGGCCTACGGCGGCTCCTGGTACGACGCCGGCAGTGGCAGACTCACCGTCGCGGTGGCCCGCGCCGCGCACGCCGACGCGGTACGAGCGACCGGCGCGTCCGTACAGCTCGTGCGGTACAGCGCGCGGCAGCTCGACTCGGCGAAGAAGAGCATCGACGCGCTGTCCGCGCCCGCCGGAGTCGGGAGCTGGCATGTGGATCCGAAGGCCAACAGGGTCGTCGTGGACGTCGTCTCCGCGCACCGGGACGACAACGATGTCCGGGCCTTCCTCACCCGGGCCCGCCGGGCCGGTCCCGTAACGGTGCGGCAGACTCCCGCCGCACCGCGCACCTTCGCCGCCGGCACCGTGGGCGGCGACCCGTACTACACCGGCAACGTCCGCTGCTCCATAGGCTTCTCCGTGCACGGGGGCTTCGTCACCGCCGGGCACTGCGGCTCACCGAGTGCGGCGGTGTACGGCTGGGACCGGTCGTACGTCGGCAACTTCCAGGGATCGTCGTTCCCCGGCAACGACTACGCCTGGGTCAACGTGGGCAGCGGCTGGTGGACCGTGCCGGTCGTGCTCGGCTGGGGAACCGTTTCCGACCAGCTCGTCCGCGGCTCCACCGAGGCGCCGGTGGGTGCCTCCGTCTGCCGTTCCGGTTCCACCACTCACTGGCACTGCGGCACCGTGCTGGCGAAGAACGAGACGGTGAACTACAGCCAGGGCGCCGTCCACCAGATGACGAAGACGAGCGTCTGCGCCGAGCCCGGTGACTCCGGCGGTTCCTTCATCAGCGGCGACCAGGCGCAGGGCGTCACCTCCGGCGGCTGGGGCAACTGTGGCAGCGGCGGGGAGACCTGGCACCAGCCGGTCAACGAGATCCTCAACCGGTACGGGCTGCGACTGCACACGGCCTGA
- a CDS encoding Lrp/AsnC family transcriptional regulator: MRPVTGVLYLDVRFDHERLGHDVVPILWLSVASAALADVGHALATHPEVRFAAAVTGQADIVAATLHPNTGDLYTYLSDRIAALDGVRSVETALTTREVEQLTYEPGR, translated from the coding sequence ATGCGGCCGGTCACCGGAGTCCTCTACCTGGACGTGAGGTTCGACCACGAGCGCCTGGGCCACGACGTGGTCCCCATACTCTGGCTCAGTGTCGCCTCGGCTGCCCTCGCCGACGTCGGGCACGCCCTCGCCACGCACCCCGAGGTGCGTTTCGCCGCGGCCGTGACCGGCCAGGCCGACATCGTCGCCGCCACCCTCCATCCCAACACCGGCGACCTGTACACCTACCTCAGCGACAGGATCGCAGCCCTGGACGGAGTCCGCTCCGTCGAAACCGCCCTCACGACGAGAGAGGTCGAGCAGCTCACCTACGAACCCGGCCGCTGA
- a CDS encoding DUF6234 family protein, whose amino-acid sequence MASPPADDQDSPTPPRRARPSRLIDVVVALLLLAADAVIVVVAALLLVAVGMGTAPSPRHPRPEHSRDTPVLAWFVIWGVPAVAAVGAFVHARLRMPVTAVVQGLFTLVCVLLAIAWTRMLMS is encoded by the coding sequence ATGGCTTCTCCGCCCGCGGACGACCAGGACTCCCCGACGCCGCCCCGGCGTGCACGCCCTTCCCGGCTGATCGACGTCGTCGTCGCCCTGCTGCTCCTGGCCGCGGACGCGGTCATCGTCGTCGTCGCCGCGTTGCTGCTCGTCGCGGTCGGCATGGGCACCGCTCCGTCCCCGCGCCACCCGCGCCCCGAGCACTCTCGGGACACCCCGGTCCTGGCGTGGTTCGTCATCTGGGGCGTTCCGGCCGTGGCGGCGGTCGGCGCCTTCGTGCATGCCCGCCTGAGGATGCCCGTGACAGCCGTCGTGCAGGGCCTGTTCACACTCGTCTGCGTGCTCCTGGCCATCGCCTGGACGCGCATGCTCATGTCGTGA